One part of the Funiculus sociatus GB2-C1 genome encodes these proteins:
- a CDS encoding MFS transporter, whose product MQAPIENVSPPNLEVLETTTELGVVSPQSPAKISKDAIRSSLKASAWDAVFAAIFGNITGGVLLSNFLLQLGAGPMEIGMLSSVPMLVNLLQPVGAYLSEQTTSRYWYNVWIYGLSRLLWLILVLAIGWKSWHHTDLHTLVGLTLGIVLATNVVGALGSANWMSWMAVLVPERLRGRYFGIRNSATSLTTLLGIPLLGLAVSAWPSGTIQGYAVVLVLGVVMGLISLVCQFFMADVNPRMQFAAAEESREVGEVPPLTPSPQHPLSLSRFEPNFLRFLLYFGFWAFAVNICTPFFGLYLLDNLDIGVTWVTFYSSLTSAATLVMMVVWGKLADRMGNRPLLVFVGILVAVTPLFWLGLGADPISVWIWFPLLHLVMGGTWAAIDLCSNNLQMSVASGRNQSTYFAIAAAVAGVCGALGTTTGGFLASQANFGGLQAVFALSAALRLIALLALFFVQEKRSTPLLQVMRSLVPLKPQLLPVPLVVPGVEQSQLNPEPVEVPE is encoded by the coding sequence TTGCAAGCCCCAATTGAAAACGTATCTCCTCCAAATTTAGAGGTTCTAGAAACCACCACAGAACTTGGGGTGGTTTCTCCCCAATCGCCAGCGAAAATTTCCAAAGATGCCATTCGGTCTAGTCTGAAGGCATCTGCCTGGGATGCCGTATTTGCTGCCATCTTTGGCAACATTACTGGCGGTGTCTTACTGAGTAATTTCTTGCTCCAACTGGGTGCTGGCCCAATGGAGATTGGTATGCTGTCCTCAGTTCCTATGTTGGTGAATTTGCTGCAACCGGTGGGAGCATATCTGTCAGAGCAAACCACCAGCCGCTACTGGTATAACGTCTGGATTTACGGACTATCACGGCTGCTGTGGCTGATTTTAGTATTGGCGATTGGGTGGAAAAGCTGGCACCACACCGATTTGCACACATTAGTCGGCTTGACATTGGGGATAGTCTTGGCAACCAATGTTGTTGGAGCCTTGGGAAGTGCGAACTGGATGAGTTGGATGGCGGTGTTGGTTCCCGAAAGGTTGCGGGGGCGCTATTTCGGCATTCGCAATAGTGCCACCAGCTTGACTACGCTGCTAGGCATACCCCTGCTGGGTCTAGCAGTGTCTGCTTGGCCTAGTGGGACGATTCAGGGTTACGCTGTGGTCTTAGTGCTGGGGGTAGTCATGGGGCTAATTAGTCTCGTCTGTCAGTTTTTCATGGCGGATGTGAACCCCCGGATGCAGTTCGCAGCAGCAGAGGAGAGTAGGGAAGTGGGAGAAGTTCCCCCCCTCACCCCATCACCTCAGCACCCCCTCTCTTTATCTCGCTTTGAGCCTAATTTCTTGAGGTTTTTGCTGTACTTTGGCTTTTGGGCATTTGCAGTCAATATCTGCACTCCCTTCTTTGGTCTCTACCTGCTGGACAATCTGGATATAGGTGTCACCTGGGTAACTTTCTATAGCAGCTTAACGTCCGCCGCTACCTTAGTGATGATGGTGGTGTGGGGCAAACTGGCAGACCGGATGGGGAATCGTCCGTTGCTGGTATTTGTCGGAATACTGGTAGCGGTGACACCTTTATTCTGGCTGGGACTTGGGGCTGACCCGATTTCTGTTTGGATTTGGTTCCCGCTTTTACACTTGGTGATGGGTGGGACTTGGGCAGCCATTGACTTGTGCAGCAACAATCTGCAAATGTCAGTGGCATCGGGGCGCAATCAGTCTACTTACTTTGCGATCGCTGCTGCTGTTGCTGGGGTCTGTGGTGCTTTGGGAACGACTACTGGCGGCTTTCTGGCTTCTCAAGCCAATTTTGGGGGTTTGCAAGCAGTGTTTGCCCTCTCAGCTGCCTTGCGGCTAATTGCTTTATTAGCTTTGTTCTTTGTGCAAGAAAAGCGTTCTACGCCACTATTGCAAGTGATGCGATCGCTTGTTCCCTTAAAACCTCAACTGCTCCCAGTTCCATTAGTTGTACCAGGAGTAGAACAATCCCAGTTAAACCCTGAGCCAGTTGAAGTTCCCGAATAA
- a CDS encoding pentapeptide repeat-containing protein, translated as MKSKIDIKNNPTIIAIATRFKGAANQQLDLLNFGVETWNQTRKEHPQLQPNLRNANLRRANLSQANLSGVDLASTNLRGANLTSANLSGADLSGADLSGADLRWADLSGANLSGANLCNAVLCQANFSEVKFTSANLRKANLSGANLSDAQLSEVNLRGADLRWANLRRAVVSVSDLSKADLRWANLNEAQMIRTNLEKANFEGCTVDRIFTSELNLKGVKQLNLAIAVLDNPTVTVDNLEVA; from the coding sequence ATGAAAAGCAAAATAGATATAAAAAATAATCCCACAATTATTGCGATCGCAACCCGGTTTAAAGGTGCAGCCAACCAGCAGTTGGATTTGCTAAATTTTGGAGTAGAAACCTGGAATCAGACAAGAAAAGAGCATCCTCAGCTCCAACCAAACCTGAGAAATGCCAACCTCAGACGAGCTAACCTTAGCCAAGCCAATCTGAGTGGCGTAGACCTCGCCTCGACTAATCTTAGAGGCGCAAATCTCACCTCTGCCAACTTGAGCGGCGCAGATTTGAGCGGCGCAGACTTGAGCGGCGCAGACTTGAGATGGGCAGACCTGAGTGGAGCAAACCTGAGTGGGGCAAACCTCTGTAATGCAGTTCTGTGCCAAGCAAACTTCAGCGAGGTAAAATTCACCTCTGCCAACCTGAGAAAGGCAAACCTGAGTGGAGCCAATCTCAGTGATGCACAACTTTCTGAGGTAAACCTGCGTGGGGCAGACCTGAGATGGGCAAACCTGAGACGGGCAGTTGTTAGCGTGTCAGACCTCAGCAAGGCAGACCTGAGATGGGCAAACCTGAACGAGGCTCAGATGATTCGGACAAACTTGGAGAAGGCAAACTTTGAGGGTTGTACAGTTGATCGGATTTTTACATCAGAATTGAACCTCAAGGGAGTGAAGCAGTTGAATTTGGCGATCGCTGTTCTTGATAACCCTACAGTCACAGTAGACAATCTGGAAGTTGCTTGA
- a CDS encoding RNA polymerase sigma factor, RpoD/SigA family, whose amino-acid sequence MPIANTQKKTTKQPMFTADMVRTYLHEIGRVPLLTHEQEIVYGKQVQQMMALLEAKDALAETLQREPTHQEWADHVQLSEAELDRVIKLGTRAKRKMIEANLRLVVAIAKKYQKRNMEFLDLIQEGTLGLERGVEKFDPMRGYKFSTYAYWWIRQAITRAIAQQARAIRLPIHITEKLNKIKRVQRELAQKLGRSATPGEIAEALELEPALIREYLNIARQPISLDVRVGDNQDTELQDLLEDDGPTPDHYMTQESLRQDLDSLLAELTPQQREVLTLRFGLDDGNELSLAKVGERLNLSRERVRQLEHQALAHLRRRQANVREYIAAS is encoded by the coding sequence ATGCCAATTGCCAACACCCAAAAAAAGACGACTAAACAACCCATGTTTACAGCTGATATGGTTCGCACATATCTGCATGAGATTGGGCGCGTACCCCTGCTGACCCACGAGCAAGAAATTGTCTATGGTAAGCAGGTGCAGCAAATGATGGCGTTGCTTGAAGCTAAAGACGCTTTGGCAGAAACATTGCAGCGCGAACCAACTCATCAAGAGTGGGCAGATCATGTGCAGCTGAGTGAAGCTGAATTAGATAGAGTAATAAAGCTGGGAACGAGAGCCAAGCGCAAGATGATCGAAGCCAACTTGCGTCTAGTGGTAGCAATCGCCAAGAAATACCAGAAGCGTAACATGGAATTTCTGGATTTAATTCAGGAAGGCACGTTAGGCTTAGAGCGGGGCGTAGAGAAATTTGACCCGATGCGCGGTTACAAATTCTCTACCTACGCTTACTGGTGGATTCGCCAAGCGATTACTCGCGCGATCGCTCAACAAGCCAGAGCTATTCGCTTACCCATCCATATTACCGAGAAGCTGAACAAAATTAAGCGAGTACAACGGGAACTGGCTCAAAAACTGGGTCGCAGCGCTACCCCCGGTGAAATTGCCGAAGCGTTGGAATTAGAACCCGCTTTGATCCGCGAGTACCTGAATATCGCCCGTCAACCAATTTCTCTGGATGTCCGCGTCGGTGATAACCAAGATACCGAACTGCAAGACCTTCTAGAAGATGACGGCCCCACTCCCGATCATTACATGACCCAGGAATCCCTGCGGCAAGACCTAGACTCTCTCTTAGCAGAATTGACACCGCAGCAACGAGAAGTCTTAACCCTCCGCTTTGGCTTAGACGATGGCAACGAGCTTTCTCTAGCGAAAGTAGGCGAGAGACTGAACCTCAGCCGTGAACGGGTACGCCAACTCGAACACCAAGCCCTGGCACATCTGCGCCGTCGTCAAGCTAATGTCCGAGAATACATCGCCGCTAGTTAA
- a CDS encoding STAS domain-containing protein: MKFFFTNLFSKAPAQISKSEFRPSTVVIRPSGCLDSKTSPAFIKSLEQALELATDTVVVDMIAVNAIKREGVKSLLHGMEKAAALGKTLTFEFLDVATQRVLEAAWNYEI, encoded by the coding sequence ATGAAATTTTTCTTTACGAACTTGTTTTCCAAAGCTCCTGCTCAAATTTCTAAATCAGAATTTCGCCCAAGCACTGTGGTAATCAGACCCAGTGGGTGCTTGGATAGCAAGACCAGCCCTGCTTTTATTAAGTCTCTAGAGCAAGCTTTGGAATTGGCGACAGATACTGTGGTGGTGGATATGATTGCGGTAAATGCCATCAAAAGGGAGGGAGTCAAAAGCCTGCTGCATGGAATGGAGAAAGCGGCGGCGCTGGGCAAAACCCTAACTTTTGAATTTCTGGATGTGGCGACGCAAAGAGTTCTCGAAGCTGCCTGGAACTATGAAATATAA
- a CDS encoding pentapeptide repeat-containing protein has translation MANEQQLALLKQGVEAWNKWRSLSPGIPPDLSGADLSQEDLGGVNLMKAALSGVDLSGVNLMGASLSQADLRGANLSGAYLSKADLSEADLSEVNLSEAYLLEANLSRVNLDGADLHWVYLGKADLSGAIAIGANLSEVDMRGANLIGANLIGADLRGAILIGADLQGADLSGADLGEANLMGARLLKTNFEQANLAGCLIYGISSWGLNLEAANQLNLSVAPPGEGAIAVDNLEVAQFIYFLLNHQKVREVFNSIHSNIVLILGCFQSSDRLVLLEEIRDALRQHDYLPMSVELEKSTTPELKESISTVAGMVKFIIADFTDAPHIPQELLKILQGISEVPVQPLVQVDTTHLAISDDLHEYPWMLPTYQYPSLSQAIADLKEKIIAPAQAKAQELRGGY, from the coding sequence ATGGCAAACGAGCAACAACTGGCTCTGCTAAAGCAAGGAGTAGAAGCTTGGAATAAGTGGCGCTCTTTGAGTCCAGGAATACCGCCAGACCTCAGCGGAGCCGATCTGAGCCAGGAAGATTTGGGCGGGGTAAACCTGATGAAGGCAGCTCTGAGTGGCGTAGATTTGAGCGGAGTGAACCTAATGGGGGCATCTCTGTCTCAAGCCGACCTCAGGGGCGCTAACTTGAGTGGGGCATACCTGAGTAAAGCAGATTTGTCTGAGGCGGATCTGAGTGAAGTAAACCTCAGCGAGGCTTACCTGTTAGAAGCAAACCTGAGTAGGGTGAACCTGGATGGAGCCGATCTTCACTGGGTATATCTGGGCAAAGCAGATTTATCCGGGGCGATCGCAATCGGGGCAAATCTGAGTGAGGTGGATATGCGGGGAGCAAACCTAATCGGCGCTAACCTGATCGGGGCGGATTTGCGGGGCGCGATTCTCATTGGTGCAGATTTACAAGGTGCGGATCTCTCTGGAGCCGATCTGGGTGAGGCAAACTTGATGGGAGCAAGGTTGCTCAAGACTAACTTTGAGCAGGCGAATCTTGCAGGTTGTTTAATTTATGGTATTTCTTCTTGGGGGTTGAATCTGGAAGCAGCCAACCAGTTAAACCTCAGCGTAGCTCCTCCAGGGGAAGGCGCGATCGCGGTGGATAATCTGGAAGTGGCTCAGTTTATTTACTTTCTGCTAAATCACCAGAAAGTCCGCGAGGTTTTTAATTCTATTCACTCCAACATTGTGCTGATCCTGGGCTGCTTTCAAAGTAGCGATCGCCTTGTATTACTAGAGGAAATTCGGGATGCTCTTCGTCAACATGACTATTTGCCCATGTCGGTTGAGTTAGAAAAATCAACAACGCCCGAACTCAAGGAATCAATCTCTACCGTGGCGGGAATGGTGAAGTTTATCATTGCCGATTTCACAGACGCTCCTCACATCCCCCAGGAATTACTGAAAATCCTCCAAGGTATCTCTGAAGTCCCAGTGCAACCGTTAGTGCAAGTTGATACCACTCACTTAGCTATATCGGATGATTTGCACGAATATCCTTGGATGCTCCCAACTTACCAGTATCCGAGTCTAAGCCAAGCGATCGCTGACCTGAAAGAAAAAATCATTGCCCCAGCCCAAGCTAAGGCACAGGAGTTACGGGGCGGGTATTAG